ACCATTTTATTTGCATAGAAGTATGCCTAGAATTGATATGGGTAATCGGAAAATGCAAATTTCTGCGAATCTGAGAAGAGATTTCTTATAGAGTCATTTTCTGGACAGATTTTCTCATTTTACATGTGAAACAGTATTAACTACAGAATcctgttgtcttgttttcttgattttacttCAGCACTGTGGTTGTCAACGTCGTTCCTCTGACATGGTTTGTGAAATAGGATATTTTGTGCCCACATCAAGGAGCAAAACCTACAAGTGCAAAATTTGCAAAAGAAAAGTTTTGAGGGTGTATATTTGGATTTTGTTTTGGCCTTTATGGTGTTTCTGGCTGTTTGTTTTCAGTAACTTTATCCGGGAATGAAAATCATGGAATGAATTTTTGGTATTGATTgtagaaaaaaatatatgtatttcAGTGGTCAAATAATGTAAGTTTGTCTGAAATTATTATTCAGTATTATGCATatatttaaaattgtaaaaactCTCGTATTATGATGTAATATCTAATATGATATAGTAATAGGATATTTTTGGGAgagattaaaatttgaattataAGTAAAGAACTCAGTGGGAGATCTGAAAATACGTGAATCGTGATTATAAGTTAGGTTCTCTACTGTTTAAAAAATAAGCTATTCTCGTTATCATGATTATAATTTAGCATGCTGCTGTTGTTTGCATGAGTTTATGTGAATCATATCGTTCTTTACATGGAGAGGTGAGTCAAAGGAGTATTGTTCACCGTTGCCGTGCAGGTGCCTCCTACAATGAAATTTGTGTTGGATGGAGAGATGCCTGATTATTTGCTTGCAAAAGATTTGATCTTGCAAGTAAGTACATCTTAGTTGTAGAACGATTCATTTATTATTAACATGTAAAGAACACTTTTTATCTGCTGCTTTTAGAAATTGGAAGATTGCATTAATTCACCTAGTTATGGCATCTCTTGTAGATAATTGGTGAAATTTCAGTGGCTGGTGCAACATATAAGGCAATGGAATTTCTTGGTTCTACTGTTGAGAGTTTAACTGTAAGTCTCTCTAGTTCACCGgcattttaagatatttaaaCTCTCATGGTTTTATAATGAACGTGCTCTTAAATCTTGGTTTTGTTTTTTAAAGATGGAAGAAAGAATGACACTATGCAACATGGTTGTTGAAGCTGGGGGAAAGAACGGTGTTGTCCCTGCCGATAGTACCACGTATAATTATCTTGAAGTTAGTATGGCATACTGCTTATTCAATCAAATTTTTCTGCAACCCCCTCaagcacacaaaatgttggagaATCTTTGAGTCTACTTGAACtaactttttttatttattgtttgtaGGTTAAAAGAAAAAGATATTCTTTGTTTTCTTCATGACAGTAAtacatttttgttttctaaATCTCAGGACAAGACATCTATTCCCTATGAACCAGTTTATAGCGACGGACAAGCAAGGTAGCTTCCTATCCTATGTTTGTACAACTTTCCATTTAATATCTGCTATTATGTTTATGAACTATTAAAGTATTATATGTTACTATAAAATGGCTTTAATTAACTGCCTATTCACTGTAGTAGTTGGTTACGTTAAAGTGACCTGCCTTGATCAATTTCTAATTGTGCtagaaaatgttatgttatcaTTTAGTTTTTTGGTATGCAAATTCATATTCCTATTTATTGTACGGCTCACCACACTGCTGGAGGTCCCGAGATTTGGCAGAAAGGGGTGTGTGCGGAGTGCAGTGATCAGATATGGCCACAAACTCTTAATGTTAGAAGCCAGAACATGGCGTACAGAAAAGTAATTCTACATCGGGATCATGAAGACAAAATCTAAAGCAAACAAcatattcattttaaaatttaaaagtgCTGGGAGCAAAATACAAAAAATAGAACAAATCACTCCTGATCACATACAATTGAGTTACTTATAAGGTGAAATAAAACAGAACAAAACAAATGACAATAATGACTTATTTTAATTTCTAAGAGACCAGAGAAATAAAGTACATTTGATGCACTGTGCTGAACAAAATCGGACCTGACAAATATCTTAACAAACTGTAACAAATAACTTTTATtggaatttttattgctttctgcACCCAGAGGCATAACAAAACTCTTTTTTTCTTCATCGAATGGTACACTCAGAGAGCTTGGTCCCAGCTGGACAACTAGTGAGCTTCTGATTATGATTGAAATATTTTTGTCCATGGTGGTTGTCGATTCTGATGAAAAATGTTCTTCTTTAATGTTATTTGACCGTTGATGACATTTAAAAATGTCAGCATTTATGTAAAAGTTCTTTAACTAACAAGTGTTTAGCAGGAGCAATGTAGATTTATCTTGACTACAGGATTTTTTGATTTTGAAGTATGTAATACTGCATTTCATGGTATCATATATTGATCAGTTGGTCAGATTTAGGTTTTCGACTTCTATTTGGAAATTTTGTTTCGTCAGAGAAATGAGAAGTTATGCTGTCATGCTcatttgataattttaatttcttttatcaGATTTCTTTCCGAATACAGATTTGACATCTCAAAGTTGGAGCCTGTTGTGGCTAAGGTGAGTTGTAGAAGTCTCTGACCTCTTTCAGTCTGCATTGTTGATAAAGCCTTGAAAATTTgagtttgaatatttttttatcaagtcTCACGGGGCTTATGCTTTTAAGTAATCAGTCAATGCATCTTTGTTTTCCGAATTTTGTTTGTCCAGTGGTACTGGTATCTTAGATCTTTATGCAATCCTATTGACCTGTTTCATATGATATCTCAGCCTCATTCTCCCGATAATCGTGCGTTAGCCAGAGAGTGCAAAGATGTGAAAATCGACAGAGTTTATATCGGATCTTGTACTGGTGGAAAAACAGAGGATTTCATGGCTGCTGCAAAAGTTTTTCTGGCTTCGGTGTGTATTTTCATTTCTCATCTGTTTTTTTTGGATGCCAAATGCAAATAATATTGAATCATTACCCAAATTTTCATGAGATTAAACACGATCCTGTTCCCCAGGGTAAGAAGGTAAAAGTTCCAACATTCCTTGTTCCAGCAACACAAAAGGTATGTTGGTGCAAATGAATTGTTTGTCGCTTCATACATCGTGTTTCGAATCGTTCGGAAGATTATTTTGCCTTGTAAACTAaatgttataatttttttaggtGTGGATGGATGTATACAGCCTTCCAGTCCCAGGATCTGGAGGAAAAACTTGCTCCCAGATATTTGAGGAAGCTGGTTGTGATACACCTACGAGCCCAAGCTGTGGTGCTTGTTTGGGAGGTCCCAAAGACACTTATGCACGCATAAATGAACCTACGGTAAACAAGACTTCTCAGCTGTGCCAGCATGGCTTAAGATACATGATTTCTGTATTGCCACTCACGAGCTACTTCTTGTATCTTGAATTTCCTAGAACAATGGATGAATCAGAACTTTTGTCAGTTGGTTTAAAAACCCGTACAAATTTGATACTGGTGTTTTAAAGGACAGAAAAATATGACAACATATTCGTGAAATATATGACATCCTATTCTTTAACAGTATGTCTGTATAAGTTATCTCGTTTTTAACTCTTAACATGCAATTTGATTTATATGAGTTTTGACGAATAACAGGTCTGTGTGTCTACCACCAACCGGAACTTCCCCGGACGCATGGGTCACAAAGAAGGACAGATATATCTAGCTTCTCCATATACAGCTGCTGCATCAGCATTGACTGGTTTCGTGACCGATCCAAGAGAGTTTTTGCAGTGAGAATTTTCGGAGATGAATGCTATATGATCGTGTATGCTTGTATTTGTGTCGTGAGTTATCATCTGTTGAAAACTTGCTATTATGACTCCAACCAGTAACCTATGTGTTTTTGTAACTTGGGAACCAAGATTGTGAGCCTTTTGTTATTTAGTCATGGTAATAAATTGAAAGTGTTGGATGAAACGAGAAATAAGAGCGAGATGTCAAAGTACCTTACGAGTGTTATCATATTAATTTCTGTTCAAGCACATTTCATTCGCAATTTCGCATGCTATGTGGATATGGCTTAGCAGTGTTTTATAGCTACTCGAAGAGTAGCCACTACGATCATGCAACGGCAGAACATTCGTGAATCATCTTTCCACCAAATCCCTTCCACGCTTTCATCCAAGCTCCAACCATCCAGTACAGAGCTTTGATTGTAATCTAAACGATATTTCTTCTCGGCCATAATCGCATCTACCACTTCAGATGGTGAGGGACGTACCTCAAAATCCAACCAAGACGATTTTCCTTTGAATAGAGCACCGATCACATACTTGCTATGTGGCCTGGAATCCTTTGGTGCAACATAGTCTTGATAACCATTGTGTTTTGAAATGAGATCATCTTTTTTGGCATTCTGGGACTTGTCTTTTGGCGAATCACCATTTTTCGCCCCTTCAGTTTCTGCAACTGATTTCTCATCTATGGCCTTGTTTTTAGGGTTTGTCATCAACTATTTTACTTCTTTCTTCAATTTTGGGACCACCCTTTTCAATCTTGCGAAAGTTAGAGGACTCTTTGCTGAAGATTGAATCGCTCAACACTGAATTTCCCTTGCCTTCTTACCCTTTTGTTTTGGCTTTTCTTTCTAAGCTCAGCCTCGCTAATAACTGGACTTGCTTTCCCTCTCTTGAAATACAGAGAACTGAACTTTCTTCAGCTTCCTTTTTTACCCGCCAAGACAACCACCGAGCCTTTTGGGGAACAAACAGTCAACTGTCACGTGTTCGCTCCGTTCACTTCTTGATCTACGCAATATAGGCTTCACATTAGAAGATGAGTTGTGCTTATTTCGATTTCCATTTTCGATCGAGCTAGTGAAGATTAGGTGGAAGCTCCATTGGATATCCGACTCCTGAAGCACTGAGTTCTGTACGTGTTTAATGGCATGCTTCTCGTAGTGCCACAATTATGTTGAGTAttcaatttgatttatattctATTTTTATCTCACATTGCTAAAAGATTTTCATGATAATTTTTTTGATCATTTTCTTTAACATCTTTTAAAGATACTTTTGATTCAAACTCTACCTAAtatcagaatatttttttttttactgtcattatgtttatttatttacaattttgatatattatcaaatttcaatatttatccgtcatttttgtattttttataattttagtcATTTATTCCAATGTGACACCATTATAGAGCTATCACATATAGTATCACGTCAATAGCTTAatgaaaaatatgtaaattgtcaaaaatcaaaaaataatagactaagattgaaatttgataacataAAAAGACCAAATTCGTAAAATGACATGTAACACCAAAAATGCAATTTTCCCTAGTATAATAACATCTACAAAGAAGGGAAAgcctaaaataataataataataatcgtgTAGCTTGACATGTTACATACTCCAGCAAACCCAACTCAAGCTCCATTTTCATTCAGCCACTTGCGATCCAGAAACCACAATTTTTTACCTGAATTCACGAAGAGTTCTTCACATGATGGAGTTCTTCACATGATGCAGAAAcaaaaatttgaataaattaCGAAAATAAAGAGAAAAAATTGCATCGTGTTCCTTGTGTAGCTATCTGCTTAATTGCATTTGAAGCAAAGGCAGGTCGAACTATCTTTACTTTTTTTTCCCTGAATTCAGCCTTCACGTATGTACAAGTTTCCCTTCTCACTGTTTTTTCCCTTGCGCCAAGCTAACACGTATAGCGCGCCCTTCGAGTTCCTGTCACATGTAGTAACAAAACGAAATGTCACCCAGTAGAACTAAAATAGAGGGGCTAAAATGCTACATGAAGTGACTATTTTCGACATACATGGCATGTGATTTGTCAATGATATTTCTATAAGCAAAGAGTTTGTGAAAAGCAATCAAAGGACAGAAGCTGTACCACTTCATTGAGAGCTTGAAGTGCGGCCTCCATCTCAGCTTTAGTCTCATAGCATACAAAGCCATAGCCTCGAGATCTTCCAGTCTCGCCATCGTACAAAACTCTAGCTCCGACCACATTTCCATATTCTTGAAATGCCTGAGTCAAAATCTCGGAAGTGACAGACCATGACAAATTTCCCACAAAAAGTTTGTGTTCAGTTTCCGGATAAAGGGGTTCTTTCGGTTTCGGCTTGTCTGAGAAATTAACTCTCAAGGTCCTACCGTTGTATTCCTGTAACAAAACAGGATTTACAAGGTTGAGACGTCGAAGAAATGTTCCAAAAAGAACATGTTCCTAATCAAGAGTGGTTAATTCTTACACTTCCGTCGAGCATTTGAATGACCTTGTTGCATTCCTCGATGGTACTCATGGTCACAAATGCAAATCCCCTGCTTCTCCCCGTGTTCCTGTCGTAAAGAACCTAGAAAGTTGGAAAAATTAGTGATTTTCATCTTTTCCTGCAGGGATTCGGGTGGGGAAAGAGAAGAAAAAGGCCACTAGTTATGGGCATCAAGGCATGTACTAGATAATGATTGAACGACTTAAATTCTTTGCAAGGGACAACTTATAAAGTTGGATTCTCTTGGCACGTTCTGCAAATAATCTTCAAGTAACCGAGATAGGCTAGCTAGACGATAGATCAAGCTACTTTTCGAGAAGTTAAATTACTGGCTTGAAACTTATCGTTCTTAGCATAATCTTCAAGTAACTCACATTGGCTAGCAAGTCAACAAATCAATCTACTTCTCCCATTGCtccattaaatataaaattaagaAGTCTAAAAAAGTGCAATAAAAAATCCTTCAATCAAACATATTCAACCACTTAAAAAGATCAAGTGCCAAGTCTCTAACTCTCACCACCGTAAAGAAAATTTGACGTCCATAAGATTCGAGTGATCCATGACGATCGAGCTTATCAGAGGTATTTTTACATGCCCACAAAATGATTTTTGGCTCATCTTGCAAAGTTTCAAAGATACATTTTTGGCAAGTGAAAAGTATCACCTCAATAAGCTCCGGGCTTGCATGTTCTTGAATGATCCCAGCGAGCTGGGCGCTATCGATATTATAAGGCAAGTTCCCGAAGTAGAGCTTGGTGTTCACATCTCCACTCTCTGCAGCCACCCCATCACGCGGCACCTCGTCCTCCGCCAATTCTTCCACCGGCTCAGCCACAGCCGCCTCTTCTTGCGCTACGGCAGCCGCCAACCGCGGGATCTTCCACTTACCAACGGGTTGGTTTGATTCATTTCCAAGAAAACACGATACTGACGCAGATTGCAATATTCTTGCGTACgaaatcttgatttttttatgatcatttgGCCAGACTTTCAAGCCCAGGCATTTCAAGCTCTGCACAGATGTGGAAAACGAAGAAGCCACTGCAGCAGCTGCCATTGATAAGGTAGCTTGATTTGATCTGGAGGAGGAAATAGTGGAGTTTTCTGGGTGCTTTTTCCCCCCAAGAAACTAGACTAGAGGTGGATTGTGGatgcaaaagaaaaatggaaGAGGGAAGTGTGGATTGTCGTGCTTATGTGGATGGATTGTGTCCAATGATAATGAAGGATAAGGTTTCGTGTACTGGCCAGCACTTGGACGCTAAACCAAACACCACTCCAGATAATTCTTTTCATGCTTAATACTTAATTAAACACCACAAGAAGAAGGGTACTAAAAATAACTAGGATTTTTATGAGACGATCTCGTCATTTTTTTTGAGACGGGtcaattttattgatatttacaataaaaagtagagtgggtctcatgtgagcccgtctcacggatcataatctgtgagacgggtcaaccctacccatattcacaataaaaagtaatactcttagcataaaaaataatactttttcatgggtgacccaaataagagatctgtctcacaaatacgacccgtgagaccgtctcacacaaatttttgcctaaaaagtaatattcttagcataaaaaaataatattttttcatgaatgactaaataagatatccgtctcataaaatacgatccgtaaaACCGTctgacacaagtttttgtctaaaaaAATTTCACAACCCTAAAACTATAAACTTAAACCCCTATCTGAATTTTAATAtacaacattttttttaatttttaacaaaataattaaataaaattcaaaaaacataataaaatatttttatttaattacataataaaaaaatattgcatAAATAGGATATTGTGTTTCGTgagtttaaatatttaaatttaggaGTCCAATTGTCTAAATTATTAGTTACTCCATAAATAAATAAGttgttcaaaaaattcaaatatttcacaaaataaatattacacCATGAAAATTTATCACAAAGTAAGTTTTAAGCTTTGAAAGAATCAAgttcatatatcataaatgaaATGTATCGGAAAATGTCAAATTTTAAACTCTATACAAAAATAGGGTTAGGCTTAGTTAGGGATGTCATTGACTCCGGGTTTTACCCAGACCTGCAATGGACCTGCGTGTATAGGATGGGTTTGAGCATACTAAATGGGTCATGGGACGGGTCTCGGGTCCAATTTTTAAGATCCGTCCGGATATGATGCGAGTCATGGGTCCTATAATACCCGCCACATCCCAGCCCCATATATATGAATATAAATACTCTAGGGTTTTagttttataatttttcatttttttagtatATCACCTTAACCGTAACGGTCTTAGCTATTCCTATGTCAATTATTGCATTTGAATCTGTTTTTAGCAATAGTAGAAGAATAGTTGATCATTATCTTAGTAAACTTAACCTAATGactttggaggcattgatgtgcTCGGGAAGATGGTTGTGGGTGAGGTGAAAGGTAAATAAATCacgttttattttgttattgtacttttattttaatttttttattgtactTTCTCTttttaaattacattttttttacaattttattttttcaatgtactttctctatttaattttttagttAAATTTTCAAGTAGTTTACCAACTTGTCCTGAAAACGAAAATGATCCCGAATAATGTGTTTGAAATATTGTCTACTCGCTGATTTTATATCGATctgtttaaattatgttatgactTATTTTTGGGGATGTCAAGATTTTTTTGGAGAGCTATTAACTCTTTTTTATGTAATTCTTTATGTTGTGAAAAtactttgtttgttattattaagtgtggtcAAATATATGAATTAATTTTCCATAATGTTGTATTTAGAGGCTTTTCGGTTTCATAATTCAGTCATGTGAGaataaatattactttttaattttaaaaaaattcgggtctCACGGGTCTATCCAGGCCCATTTCGTATTCGAGGTGAGGTCGGTCCGAAGAATATTTAATCAGGGTGGGGCGGGTAATAGGTCAAAGTTTTTTCATGGGGAGGGTCTTAGGTTTAGCCAAATCAGTCCTATATTCGCTCCATTGACATCTCTAGACTTAgtactaaaaaaaaattttgaaaaaaaaaaataaaaaatcagggATGTTTGctttatgaaaaatatatagGTTGTATCAGCGGGGTTTGGGCTAATGGATGACCTAATTCTTTATTCAACTCCACCCAAGCCCAACCCAATTTTTGTGAAGTTAGATTTTgggtttgatttgatttgatttgatctCCACTCTAAAACCCCAACCAGAACTAGATATTTTTCGTCTTAGGTTCATTTTGACATCCTCAACCAATTTTAAGATGGAAAATAAGTGGATAAGTTAACTGATCCAACAACTTTGTTTTAGAACAAATTcactttataaataattaattaagatgTGATTAGTGTTAGTAGGtcttaagtttttttttaaaaaaaattatttttttttgaatttgtaTAAGTTTTTTACACTAAGATGTGACAtgtattaaataatattatttaatgaagataaaaatatacatataaattTACAATTCaaagtcatatatttataataataataaaccaATAAATGGTGACTaaacttcaatttattttagaatatgggaaaaacaaacaaaaaatatgtatttattcttattattttaaatttcgatatagtatatatatatatatatatataaatataaattaaaaatagaatttaaattttattccaAAATATAAAAGATAAATTTCAATTTCATGTCAAAAATCAGaggctaatttttttttttttcaatagatgaaaaagataaataaaataatatgtacTAATGAATATTACTTAATGAACATATGATAGATATTTGATCGAATTCATGCCAATGTTTGACATACCTAAAAGTTAAGGAGGAAAACATAGAACATGCAACCAGAGATAGGGAAGCTTTTCCTTGAAAGCAGCAAAACCTCggagaaaataaagaataattaTTCCAGACAAGGACAGAAAACAAAGAACAATTCACATGGCAAATGGGATGAAAAAAGCCAAAATCTTTTGATTCTTCTTGTTCTCCAATGCCCTCCACAAAATACTACATTTTGCTCCTACATCTCTCTTTCAACTAGTCACCAAAATTTATATGGCAACATCCCTAAATTTGCAATAATAATAACATGAGTTCATGTCCCTAATTTTCCTCAACTCCCTAAAAAAAAGGCAGAGATAAAGTCACCAAAAAAAAACATGATAATCAGTGAGTGGTTATCTAGTTTGTGTAGCATTTTCAGAAAAGAAACAATAGCTCCACTCCAAATATAGCCATCCCTCTCACAAGTTACACTTGCTCTCAGTGATCTGCACAGATTCAAACATAACTTATGTAACTGCAAAGTATCTAAAAAGCACAAGATTTTCAAGAGAGAGCAACGGGCTTATATCCTTTACTCACCATCTTTTCTCTTTGCTAAACCTCTTGCAAACAGCAAGCAAATTACCAAAAACCCAATTCCGGCCGCCCCTCCTAATATTATGGCCAGAGTCTTCCCTGTATTTGGACTTGACCCTGTCATCATTCAAAAAACAACTTGCATTAGTATATTCTTAACACACTTTCAATCACCAATGATATAGAGAAATATGGCCAAGATGTTCAAACGAGACAAATATCTTAATCATCCTCGTTTATACATGAAAGTTACtgtttaaattattaatatcatGGTTGGGAGACAGCTAACAAATCAAAGTTCCATTGAGCAAAAAAAAACAGAAGAGAAATACGGTACTTAGCAAGGAAAATTATCAATACCTGATGAAGGAGAggtatatgaagaagaagaagaagaagaggaagatTTTTTAGGGACTCCATTTGGATAATAACTATAACTAATGAAGCATTTCTGGAGATAGATTTGGCCAGAAATGGAGCTTCCACACTCGACCTGAGCTCTCTGGACAGCATTTTGCACACAGCTCACGCAATCAGAAGCTCCAACATCACCTTCACACTGCCCCACTGCAAAAACAGATTCATAACTTGCTGTGTAAAAATCATCGCTACTACTAATCATGCCATTTTCAAGTGAAGATAAAGCAGAGTCCCTCCTCTCCTCAAATCCAGCCCCTCCGATATTTGTTGCGCTACAACTCTTGTACAACATTTGCATCCCAGAAACTTGTTGGAACCCCGCAACCTCGTACAGCATGTAGCACCCAGAAAGCTGAACTCTTGCCGCAATAACCTTGCCACAAAGCTTGTCTGTAAGTACAGGCAAGCCGCTTATACAGTTGTAGCAATCAACATTTGACAAGTCGCCTCTGCATTGGAAAAGGCCGTTGATTGTCGACTGAGTAGTGCCAGCGGTAGTCTTGAAAAACTTGGCCTTAAAGGATTGCGCAATGAGGGTGCCATAAAGGGATGAGATTGCTTGCGAATAAACCCCAGACGGATCTGATAAAGGCTGATTTGCACAACCCTTGTACACTAAGGTGCTGTAATCATTAGCAGATTGTGATGGTGGGGTGAGCTCAAAAATGGCTAAAATGAGCAGAAAAGGGCGGAAGAAAGAGAGTGGATTCATGGGAAAATCCATTGGTGGAATCTTGATGGGATTAAATCATGGGCTCTTCTTGTTTCTTCAAGAGTGTAAAAAATATGAAACTTTGGCAGATGCTTTTGACTAGCAGAGAGAAGAGATTAGTCAAGATTTACAGGCTTCCATTTCTTTCCCTCTctggagaaaaaaaaaagtgtgGTTCTTTGGGGTTTTGGTATCAACTGCTTTCAGAGGTTATGGTGGTGTTCGCCTATCTATGGATTTGAGTTGAAGAAGACAACAGAGGACCATCTTTTCTCCCTTCACAAACTGTCAAATTGTGAAATGACATCCTCAAAAAAAATTGTTAGATTACAGTTTTCTTTTATAAATGCTAAATTACCATTTTCCAATTAAAAAAAGTAGTTAAATTACCTcgtttaatgatttttaatttGATATTGTTACACGGG
This region of Primulina eburnea isolate SZY01 chromosome 14, ASM2296580v1, whole genome shotgun sequence genomic DNA includes:
- the LOC140811680 gene encoding 3-isopropylmalate dehydratase large subunit, chloroplastic, yielding MTSSAITPRSPFHVDQKDVGITSLRSQPSFSFSAQSSKKRASKKIVSVMTPQQSERKPATTGAVKTGMTMTEKILARASEKTQLSPGENVWVNVDILMTHDVCGPGSIGIFKKEFGENAKVWDREKIVIIPDHYIFTADERANRNVDILRDFCNEQNIKYFYDIKDLGNFKANPDYKGVCHVALAQEGHCRPGEVLLGTDSHTCTAGAFGQFATGIGNTDAGFVLGAGKLLLKVPPTMKFVLDGEMPDYLLAKDLILQIIGEISVAGATYKAMEFLGSTVESLTMEERMTLCNMVVEAGGKNGVVPADSTTYNYLEDKTSIPYEPVYSDGQARFLSEYRFDISKLEPVVAKPHSPDNRALARECKDVKIDRVYIGSCTGGKTEDFMAAAKVFLASGKKVKVPTFLVPATQKVWMDVYSLPVPGSGGKTCSQIFEEAGCDTPTSPSCGACLGGPKDTYARINEPTVCVSTTNRNFPGRMGHKEGQIYLASPYTAAASALTGFVTDPREFLQ
- the LOC140812329 gene encoding 28 kDa ribonucleoprotein, chloroplastic-like gives rise to the protein MAAAAVASSFSTSVQSLKCLGLKVWPNDHKKIKISYARILQSASVSCFLGNESNQPVGKWKIPRLAAAVAQEEAAVAEPVEELAEDEVPRDGVAAESGDVNTKLYFGNLPYNIDSAQLAGIIQEHASPELIEVLYDRNTGRSRGFAFVTMSTIEECNKVIQMLDGSEYNGRTLRVNFSDKPKPKEPLYPETEHKLFVGNLSWSVTSEILTQAFQEYGNVVGARVLYDGETGRSRGYGFVCYETKAEMEAALQALNEVELEGRAIRVSLAQGKKQ
- the LOC140813230 gene encoding plasmodesmata-located protein 2-like translates to MDFPMNPLSFFRPFLLILAIFELTPPSQSANDYSTLVYKGCANQPLSDPSGVYSQAISSLYGTLIAQSFKAKFFKTTAGTTQSTINGLFQCRGDLSNVDCYNCISGLPVLTDKLCGKVIAARVQLSGCYMLYEVAGFQQVSGMQMLYKSCSATNIGGAGFEERRDSALSSLENGMISSSDDFYTASYESVFAVGQCEGDVGASDCVSCVQNAVQRAQVECGSSISGQIYLQKCFISYSYYPNGVPKKSSSSSSSSSYTSPSSGSSPNTGKTLAIILGGAAGIGFLVICLLFARGLAKRKDDH